A window of the Desulfovermiculus halophilus DSM 18834 genome harbors these coding sequences:
- a CDS encoding molybdopterin-dependent oxidoreductase translates to MGKEQVYSICGMCTVRCPIMTEVENGEVSFIQGNPHASGIEGSICARGAAGLGLLKDKERPQTPLIREGKRGEGKWRSVSWDEALDYVAEKLNKVRDEYGSRSILLSDRGGPFRDYKRAFLRGIGTPNYCNHDASCARNVQHSALSLFGFGRKGVSYDLKNSRHVVLQTRNLFEAINVKEVNDMMTALDKGCKLTVIDVRATVSASKATRYFQIRPGSDYAFNLAVINELLAKELYDKGYVRRWFKDFEALEKFIEPYTPEWAEEETGIQAEELRAFVQELSSAKPAVLWHPGWNTARYKDSFYVCRSIYIINALLGSVGAKGGLPLVNKPGDVGYKGLKSFMDLYPKPEEKRADGVGWKYPQFEEGPGLGHLAFKAMETGDPYPLKAYIAYRHDPLMAYPEPERLQKTFDQLELMVSVTFSWSETAWYSDVVLPLSTYLERESIIATKNALSPYFFLRNRSVEPRFDSKADWEIISGLAKRMGLTELAYDSIEDMWNFQLQDTGVSMQDFKATGMVPLTDGPVYRKPDELKFKTPSGKIEIISEKWEQAGQPSLKPYSPPERPPQGRYRLTFGRCGVHTQGHTVNNPMLFEQMPENVLWIHSTEAEKLGIHSGDVVEVSNGQHSGRIKAMVTDMIHPEAVFMVHGFGHTLPVETRAYGRGVADHKLMSNGLDIWDPAGGAVALQEHFVSVSKV, encoded by the coding sequence ATGGGTAAGGAGCAGGTCTACAGTATTTGCGGGATGTGCACTGTGCGCTGTCCCATCATGACCGAAGTTGAAAACGGTGAGGTCTCGTTCATACAGGGAAATCCCCATGCCTCAGGCATTGAGGGGTCGATTTGCGCTCGAGGGGCGGCTGGTCTGGGGCTGCTCAAGGACAAGGAACGTCCCCAAACCCCGCTGATTCGGGAAGGCAAGCGGGGAGAAGGGAAGTGGCGATCGGTGAGCTGGGACGAGGCGCTTGATTATGTTGCCGAGAAGCTGAACAAGGTACGGGATGAATACGGAAGCAGGAGCATCCTGCTCTCGGACCGGGGCGGCCCCTTTCGGGATTATAAGCGGGCATTTCTCCGCGGCATCGGAACCCCCAACTACTGCAACCACGATGCGTCCTGTGCCCGGAATGTACAGCACTCGGCTCTTTCCTTGTTTGGATTCGGCCGAAAAGGCGTATCCTACGATCTGAAAAACTCTCGGCACGTGGTCCTGCAGACCAGAAACCTGTTCGAGGCCATAAACGTTAAAGAAGTCAACGATATGATGACCGCCCTGGACAAGGGATGCAAGCTTACGGTCATCGATGTGCGGGCGACTGTCAGCGCGAGCAAGGCGACCCGTTATTTCCAGATCCGGCCCGGAAGCGACTATGCCTTCAATCTGGCCGTGATCAACGAGCTCTTGGCCAAGGAGCTCTACGACAAGGGATATGTGCGGCGTTGGTTTAAGGATTTCGAGGCCCTGGAGAAATTCATCGAGCCCTATACCCCGGAATGGGCCGAGGAAGAAACCGGCATTCAGGCTGAAGAGCTGCGGGCATTTGTCCAGGAGCTGAGTTCGGCCAAACCGGCTGTGCTTTGGCATCCAGGATGGAATACAGCCAGATACAAGGATTCGTTCTATGTCTGCCGCTCGATCTATATAATCAATGCCCTCTTGGGATCAGTCGGGGCCAAAGGCGGACTCCCCCTGGTCAACAAGCCGGGCGACGTGGGATACAAGGGTCTGAAAAGCTTTATGGACCTGTATCCCAAACCTGAAGAAAAGCGGGCCGACGGCGTGGGCTGGAAATATCCCCAGTTTGAAGAGGGCCCGGGGCTTGGACACCTGGCCTTCAAGGCCATGGAAACCGGAGATCCGTATCCGCTGAAGGCCTACATCGCCTACCGCCACGATCCGCTGATGGCCTATCCAGAGCCGGAGCGGCTGCAAAAGACCTTTGATCAGCTGGAGCTTATGGTCTCAGTCACCTTCAGCTGGTCGGAGACAGCCTGGTATTCCGATGTCGTCTTGCCTCTGTCCACATACCTGGAACGGGAGAGCATCATCGCCACCAAGAATGCCCTCAGTCCGTATTTCTTCCTCCGGAACAGATCGGTTGAGCCTCGTTTTGATTCCAAGGCAGACTGGGAGATCATTTCCGGGCTGGCCAAGCGCATGGGGCTTACGGAACTGGCCTATGACTCCATTGAGGACATGTGGAACTTTCAGCTGCAGGATACTGGAGTGAGCATGCAGGATTTTAAGGCCACCGGCATGGTCCCGCTCACTGACGGTCCGGTATACAGGAAGCCGGATGAACTGAAGTTCAAGACGCCTTCAGGCAAGATTGAAATAATCTCTGAGAAGTGGGAGCAGGCCGGGCAGCCGTCGCTGAAGCCATATAGTCCACCGGAGCGTCCCCCGCAGGGACGTTATCGGCTGACTTTCGGCCGCTGCGGTGTCCATACCCAGGGACATACAGTGAATAACCCCATGCTCTTTGAGCAAATGCCGGAGAATGTGCTGTGGATCCACAGCACGGAAGCCGAGAAGCTCGGCATCCACAGCGGCGATGTTGTGGAGGTGAGCAACGGACAGCATTCCGGGCGGATCAAGGCCATGGTCACGGATATGATCCATCCGGAGGCTGTGTTTATGGTCCACGGCTTTGGGCATACCCTGCCGGTGGAGACGCGCGCCTACGGCAGAGGAGTGGCTGATCACAAGCTCATGTCCAATGGGCTGGATATCTGGGACCCGGCCGGAGGTGCCGTGGCCCTGCAGGAGCATTTTGTGTCCGTATCCAAGGTCTAG
- a CDS encoding transposase, which produces PWNLTDKQASRLSALEKLNLKINRAYLLKESFRRFWSYKRRAWAKKFLDKWFWWATHSRLQPMRNFAWMLRRKEENILSYFKMPISNGSVEGLNNKAKMISHRAYGFRSAKNYIRNLYHCMAGLPEPKIMHKFV; this is translated from the coding sequence CCATGGAACCTGACTGACAAGCAGGCATCCCGGTTGAGCGCACTTGAAAAGCTCAATCTCAAAATCAACAGGGCCTATTTACTCAAGGAATCATTTCGCCGGTTCTGGTCGTATAAGCGAAGAGCCTGGGCCAAAAAATTCCTCGATAAGTGGTTCTGGTGGGCCACTCATTCCAGACTGCAGCCGATGCGAAATTTTGCCTGGATGCTGCGCCGCAAAGAAGAAAATATACTCAGCTATTTCAAGATGCCGATCAGCAACGGCTCGGTAGAAGGTCTCAACAACAAGGCCAAGATGATAAGCCACAGGGCTTACGGTTTCCGGTCAGCCAAGAACTACATCCGTAATCTATACCATTGCATGGCTGGACTGCCTGAACCCAAAATCATGCACAAATTTGTGTGA
- the wtpA gene encoding tungstate ABC transporter substrate-binding protein WtpA, producing MHSKFMSIVLVLVSLLFLGAGQAIAKDKLVIFHAGSLAVPMEKMEKEFEAKHPNIDVQREVGGSTKMARLISEVGKPADIMASADFKVIDNNLIPDHATWNIRFASNELVLAYTDKSRHANEITSENWYKILQREDVEWGHSDPDLDPCGYRSLMVLQLAEKFYGIDGLYDDLVANRPKKNIRPKSVELVNLLKSGHMDYAWEYRSVAVQHDLKYMTLDEHINLGNYRYDNFYKQAEVEVSGKEPGTTITKSGKSITYGVTMTDDAENPEAAKAFLQYMLDKQGGLRILKAMGQPPFIPARIPDKEMLEKLPKEIKELVVVKE from the coding sequence ATGCATTCCAAATTCATGTCAATCGTGCTCGTACTTGTCTCTCTACTCTTTTTGGGAGCCGGACAAGCCATAGCCAAGGACAAGTTGGTTATCTTCCATGCTGGCAGCCTTGCAGTGCCCATGGAAAAGATGGAAAAGGAGTTTGAGGCAAAGCATCCGAACATCGATGTGCAAAGAGAAGTCGGCGGGAGCACCAAAATGGCCCGTCTGATTTCAGAGGTGGGCAAGCCTGCGGATATTATGGCCTCGGCCGACTTCAAGGTTATCGACAACAACCTGATCCCGGATCATGCAACGTGGAACATCCGTTTTGCCAGCAACGAGCTGGTCTTGGCATACACAGACAAAAGCAGACATGCAAACGAAATAACTTCAGAAAACTGGTACAAGATCCTGCAGCGAGAGGATGTCGAATGGGGGCATTCCGATCCCGATCTGGATCCCTGCGGCTATAGGTCCCTGATGGTCCTGCAGCTGGCCGAAAAGTTCTACGGCATTGACGGATTATATGATGACCTTGTGGCCAATCGGCCCAAGAAGAATATCCGGCCCAAGTCGGTTGAGCTGGTCAACCTACTCAAGTCTGGACACATGGATTATGCCTGGGAGTATCGCTCCGTGGCCGTGCAGCACGATCTAAAGTACATGACCCTGGATGAGCACATCAACCTGGGCAACTACAGGTACGACAACTTCTACAAACAAGCTGAAGTTGAAGTTTCAGGCAAGGAGCCGGGAACAACCATCACCAAAAGCGGCAAGTCCATCACCTACGGTGTGACCATGACCGATGACGCCGAAAATCCGGAGGCGGCGAAAGCCTTCCTGCAGTACATGCTCGATAAGCAGGGCGGTCTGCGCATCTTAAAAGCCATGGGTCAGCCGCCGTTTATCCCCGCCCGGATTCCAGACAAGGAGATGCTGGAGAAACTGCCGAAGGAAATCAAGGAGCTGGTTGTGGTCAAAGAATAA
- a CDS encoding ABC transporter ATP-binding protein: MLEIDSLCVRLQGFSLENISITVQPSDFFALLGPTGSGKSILLEAAMGLLPVAEGKIKISGQDITALPPESRDLGLVYQDHALFPHLSVQANILYGTRYHRIPQETRRSRFKLLVDRLKLGDLLHRSPTTLSGGEKQRTALARALMLNPRALLLDEPLSALDQMFRDDARRLLKTLHQELNTPFILVSHSFSEVLFLANKGAVIKQGRMQQSGSIEDLFERPASSFVAAFVGMSNIFPCRVFQGKAHLKGLTLQAGPQACSKHTHLAVRPEEVRLAGPAGSTFANNFKGRILHLDCQGFYYRAKIRIQAAEFEAYWTRHEVEEGNVCLGQEVNIAFPASAVHTFADPDADRS, encoded by the coding sequence ATGCTTGAGATAGACTCGCTATGCGTCCGCCTGCAGGGGTTCTCTCTGGAGAACATCTCCATAACAGTGCAGCCTTCCGACTTTTTTGCTCTGCTCGGCCCCACCGGCTCTGGAAAATCCATCCTTCTGGAAGCAGCCATGGGTCTTTTGCCAGTTGCCGAAGGAAAGATCAAAATATCCGGGCAGGACATAACCGCTCTGCCCCCGGAATCCAGGGACCTGGGACTCGTCTACCAGGATCACGCCCTATTTCCCCACTTAAGTGTCCAAGCAAACATCCTCTACGGCACCAGATATCACCGCATTCCCCAAGAGACACGCAGGTCCAGGTTCAAACTGCTCGTGGACCGGCTCAAGCTCGGGGATCTCCTGCACCGCAGCCCGACTACCTTAAGCGGTGGCGAAAAGCAGCGCACAGCCCTGGCCAGGGCGTTAATGCTCAACCCTCGGGCCCTGCTTTTGGACGAGCCTCTCTCCGCCCTGGATCAAATGTTCCGCGACGATGCCCGGCGGCTGCTCAAGACCCTGCACCAGGAGCTGAACACTCCCTTCATCCTTGTCTCGCACAGCTTCTCCGAAGTCCTGTTTTTGGCCAACAAAGGAGCAGTCATCAAACAAGGCAGGATGCAGCAGTCTGGCAGCATTGAAGATCTTTTTGAGCGTCCGGCTTCGTCGTTCGTGGCCGCTTTTGTGGGCATGAGCAATATCTTCCCTTGTCGAGTCTTTCAGGGAAAGGCCCATTTAAAGGGACTTACGCTCCAGGCCGGACCACAAGCCTGTTCGAAGCACACCCATCTGGCTGTCCGGCCGGAGGAAGTCAGGCTGGCCGGCCCCGCAGGGTCGACCTTTGCCAACAATTTTAAGGGTCGCATTCTCCATCTGGACTGCCAAGGATTCTACTACCGGGCCAAGATCCGGATTCAGGCGGCAGAGTTCGAGGCCTACTGGACCAGGCATGAGGTGGAGGAAGGAAATGTATGTTTAGGGCAGGAAGTTAATATAGCCTTTCCGGCCTCGGCTGTCCATACATTCGCCGATCCGGATGCGGACCGCAGCTAG
- a CDS encoding TonB-dependent receptor plug domain-containing protein: protein MNGKLTTCVIVCLGVLLSSGVSGAQSEPEPAFSLGEVVVSGKRPGVEDIGITTEMSSKDIEATGSKTLAEALRFAPGITVTRGAKNEPEISIHGFGTEKSLFLIDGIPYYETYYGKLNLDQIPTEMISKIEISKNAPSVLYGANTQIAVVNVVTKKGTEDPSFNFTQEIGENDTYRTVLSHGNQVGNVNYWLSYSRRETEGWRMSDDYDPAKAQPRRPFMGDPIITEDGGFRNNADLEQDSFWGRIGITPTQDSEYFLSMHMLDAEKGIPYQTDEYKVFTQRGDDPAFSNFARFGEYQDWGLDLSGKQKVLPWLTLRGKLFYHEHTDDYISYSNPDLDEELAKSTYEDSYTGGSLIADIDPVDWYTGHFSVHYKQDTHEDRDATYLPFNESKSYTGSIGTEHEFFTHYGLTAVIGASYDWFEVTDAEKTVFTEDYILAPHTNLCMILGSGSPAMQWYRLRM, encoded by the coding sequence ATGAATGGTAAGCTGACAACATGTGTGATCGTGTGCCTGGGGGTTCTCCTCAGTTCCGGCGTATCAGGAGCACAGTCGGAACCAGAACCCGCCTTCAGTCTGGGCGAGGTAGTGGTCAGCGGGAAACGACCGGGGGTCGAGGACATCGGCATTACCACGGAAATGAGCAGCAAAGATATAGAAGCCACCGGCAGCAAGACCCTGGCCGAGGCCCTGCGTTTTGCTCCCGGGATTACTGTGACTCGAGGAGCCAAGAACGAGCCGGAGATCTCCATCCACGGCTTCGGCACGGAAAAGTCCCTTTTCCTGATCGATGGCATCCCCTACTATGAAACCTACTATGGAAAGCTGAACCTGGACCAGATCCCCACCGAGATGATCTCCAAGATCGAAATCAGCAAGAACGCCCCTTCCGTCCTTTACGGAGCCAACACCCAGATTGCGGTGGTGAATGTGGTGACCAAGAAGGGGACCGAGGATCCCAGCTTCAACTTTACCCAGGAGATTGGGGAGAACGATACCTACCGCACCGTTTTGTCCCACGGCAACCAGGTCGGCAATGTCAACTACTGGCTGAGCTACAGCCGCAGAGAAACCGAGGGGTGGCGGATGTCCGATGATTATGATCCTGCCAAGGCACAACCACGCCGCCCATTTATGGGAGATCCAATAATCACTGAGGACGGGGGATTTCGCAACAACGCCGATTTGGAACAGGACTCGTTCTGGGGTCGGATCGGGATTACACCAACCCAAGATTCGGAATATTTCTTAAGCATGCACATGTTGGATGCTGAAAAAGGGATCCCATACCAGACCGACGAGTATAAAGTCTTCACCCAGCGTGGTGATGATCCGGCATTCTCTAACTTTGCCCGCTTTGGAGAATACCAGGACTGGGGGCTGGACCTCAGCGGCAAACAAAAAGTACTGCCCTGGCTCACCTTGCGGGGAAAACTTTTTTATCATGAACATACAGACGATTATATTTCCTATTCAAATCCTGACCTGGATGAAGAACTGGCCAAAAGCACCTATGAAGACTCTTATACCGGCGGATCACTGATTGCAGATATCGATCCAGTCGATTGGTATACCGGACACTTCTCAGTCCACTACAAACAAGACACCCATGAAGACCGAGACGCTACCTACCTGCCGTTTAATGAATCAAAGTCCTATACCGGTTCAATCGGTACGGAGCATGAGTTCTTCACCCATTATGGGCTGACTGCAGTCATTGGCGCAAGCTATGACTGGTTTGAGGTCACTGATGCTGAAAAAACCGTGTTCACAGAAGACTATATTTTGGCTCCTCACACAAATTTGTGCATGATTTTGGGTTCAGGCAGTCCAGCCATGCAATGGTATAGATTACGGATGTAG
- a CDS encoding TonB-dependent receptor plug domain-containing protein — protein MSYKLYVALGICGFLLLTSMPAGASEDEDTMSMEEMVVTAGRLPEPKREVTSNITVVDEEEIKQSSARDLGELLLEKNIGHFQHYPGALTSIGIRGFRTETHGNDLEGHVLILLNGRRAGTGNAAKVMTENIERVEIIRGPASVQYGSAAIGGVINVITKQGKGEISGHVRGELGSYGYEEEAAGISGEIGKFDFSGAIRRSTQDDYDTADGEEYENTGYDEKLSGSLNLGYEFLPNNRIGVIYTGFDADELGNPSYLSQNDLDDYNDKSNESVDFIYDGETRDGLFQWRARYFVGEDENTWYDPIGSDPNGFDTGGSSTTETDQQGAQAQVTWSPGQYRLTAGLDWVNYEIDSDNDPMKTEYDNPSYFLLGKVKFLDERLIFSGGARYDDYEVEVKEGQGGSQDDENIAPRVGVAYFLLDNVKLRANYGEGFKMPSAKQLAGDFSSGWSQYKGNPNLDPETSETYEAGLDVYFGALDASVTYFTTDFEDKIQQVAGPGGVQTWENIGEASVSGFEGEFSYDLATLWNWDWRITPYVNVTYLTEYEDEETGEDLLYISDVNLSYGLSVSDMNGFMARLNFAYTGDQDVQDWESSWSGPVVEKGGFTVANLTVQKRILDFNSYGDLSLRGEVRNLFDKDYSYVKGYPMPGRSFVLGMEYSF, from the coding sequence ATGAGTTACAAGCTGTATGTGGCCTTGGGTATCTGTGGTTTTTTGCTTCTGACATCCATGCCAGCCGGAGCTTCCGAAGACGAAGACACCATGTCCATGGAAGAGATGGTGGTGACTGCCGGTCGCCTGCCGGAGCCCAAGCGGGAAGTGACATCAAATATTACAGTCGTGGATGAAGAGGAGATCAAGCAGTCCTCGGCACGAGACCTGGGGGAGCTGCTGCTGGAAAAAAATATCGGTCATTTTCAGCACTATCCTGGGGCATTGACGTCAATCGGCATCCGAGGCTTTCGAACTGAAACTCATGGCAATGACTTGGAAGGTCACGTCCTCATTCTGCTCAACGGCCGCCGGGCAGGGACCGGAAATGCGGCCAAGGTCATGACTGAAAATATTGAGCGTGTGGAAATTATCCGCGGTCCGGCCTCGGTTCAGTACGGCTCAGCGGCTATCGGTGGGGTAATCAATGTGATTACCAAGCAGGGTAAAGGCGAGATTTCTGGTCATGTTCGGGGGGAACTGGGAAGTTATGGTTACGAAGAGGAAGCCGCCGGGATATCTGGAGAAATAGGTAAATTCGACTTTTCCGGGGCCATACGTCGGAGCACGCAGGATGACTATGATACAGCGGATGGCGAGGAGTATGAGAATACTGGGTACGACGAAAAATTGAGCGGAAGCCTCAATCTTGGATATGAATTTTTGCCCAACAACCGGATCGGGGTCATCTACACCGGATTTGATGCTGATGAACTCGGCAACCCAAGCTATCTGAGCCAGAATGATCTTGATGACTATAACGATAAGTCCAACGAATCGGTAGACTTTATCTATGACGGAGAGACGAGGGATGGCTTATTTCAATGGAGAGCCAGGTATTTTGTTGGAGAAGACGAAAACACCTGGTACGACCCGATTGGAAGCGATCCCAATGGATTTGATACAGGCGGATCTTCTACAACAGAAACAGATCAGCAAGGCGCTCAGGCCCAGGTAACCTGGAGCCCTGGACAGTATAGGCTGACAGCCGGTCTGGACTGGGTGAACTACGAGATCGACTCGGACAACGATCCGATGAAAACTGAGTACGACAATCCCTCCTATTTTCTTCTGGGCAAGGTCAAATTTTTGGACGAACGGCTTATTTTTTCCGGAGGTGCCCGTTACGACGATTACGAAGTCGAGGTCAAAGAAGGGCAAGGTGGCTCACAAGATGACGAAAACATTGCGCCCAGAGTGGGTGTGGCCTATTTTCTCTTAGATAATGTCAAGCTGCGAGCTAACTATGGTGAAGGATTCAAAATGCCCAGCGCCAAACAGTTGGCAGGAGATTTCAGCTCCGGTTGGTCGCAGTACAAGGGAAACCCCAATTTGGATCCGGAAACAAGCGAAACCTATGAAGCAGGGCTTGATGTGTACTTTGGGGCCTTGGACGCATCGGTAACGTATTTTACCACCGACTTTGAGGATAAGATTCAGCAGGTGGCTGGACCAGGCGGAGTGCAGACCTGGGAGAATATCGGCGAAGCATCGGTTTCTGGTTTTGAAGGTGAGTTTTCTTATGATCTGGCCACATTATGGAATTGGGATTGGCGCATAACGCCTTATGTGAACGTTACGTATCTGACCGAGTACGAAGATGAGGAGACCGGAGAGGATCTGCTCTATATCTCGGATGTGAACCTTTCTTATGGCTTGTCAGTCTCGGACATGAATGGATTTATGGCCAGACTGAACTTTGCCTACACAGGTGATCAAGATGTCCAGGACTGGGAGAGTAGCTGGTCAGGGCCAGTAGTGGAAAAAGGTGGATTTACCGTTGCCAATTTGACTGTCCAAAAAAGAATCCTTGATTTCAATTCCTACGGTGATCTCTCTTTGCGCGGCGAGGTGCGTAATTTGTTCGACAAGGACTATTCGTATGTCAAGGGCTATCCTATGCCCGGGCGAAGCTTTGTCCTGGGTATGGAGTACTCCTTCTAA
- a CDS encoding sirohydrochlorin cobaltochelatase has product MRKGNIVLNTLMLAFFLGLIVSGGSVSAHGPGDRLGHSHGHGHHGHKEDKKDKAGILLVAFGSSYPQAQAAFDSIEDQVEETFPKIPVRWAYTSKMVRKKLGKKGKDLDSPIQALADMLDEGFTHVAVQSLHTIAGAEFHELQSVVNAFEAMDRFERIMLGYPLLSTPHSLEHVRRALLNNIPKERSKDEAVIFMGHGTYHPSNAFYQAMAYELQQKDSNVYMGTIGGSLSLDTILPELKEKGIEKAYLLPFMAVAGDHVRNDMAGDGKNSWKSVLEESGIECEPVLKGTAEYDNLAGIWVMHLKDVMEHYK; this is encoded by the coding sequence ATGCGCAAGGGAAACATTGTCTTGAACACATTGATGCTGGCTTTTTTTCTGGGCCTGATCGTGTCCGGTGGTTCGGTCTCGGCCCATGGGCCCGGTGATAGGCTCGGGCACAGCCATGGACACGGGCACCATGGGCATAAGGAAGACAAAAAAGATAAGGCGGGCATATTGCTGGTGGCCTTTGGTTCCAGCTATCCACAGGCCCAGGCCGCCTTTGACAGCATTGAAGACCAGGTCGAAGAGACCTTTCCGAAGATACCGGTCCGCTGGGCATATACCTCCAAAATGGTCCGCAAAAAGCTGGGCAAAAAGGGAAAAGACCTGGACTCTCCGATCCAGGCCCTGGCCGACATGCTGGATGAGGGCTTTACCCATGTGGCCGTGCAGTCCCTGCATACCATTGCCGGAGCGGAGTTCCACGAGCTGCAGTCTGTGGTTAATGCATTCGAAGCCATGGACAGGTTTGAACGGATCATGCTCGGATATCCGCTCTTATCGACACCTCACAGCCTTGAACATGTGCGCCGGGCCTTGCTGAACAATATCCCTAAAGAGCGGAGCAAAGATGAGGCGGTCATCTTCATGGGCCACGGCACCTATCATCCCAGCAACGCATTTTATCAGGCCATGGCCTATGAGCTGCAGCAAAAAGATTCCAATGTCTATATGGGCACAATCGGGGGATCGTTGTCTTTGGATACAATCCTTCCTGAGCTCAAAGAAAAGGGTATTGAAAAGGCTTATCTTCTGCCCTTTATGGCTGTGGCCGGAGACCATGTCCGAAATGATATGGCCGGGGACGGGAAGAACTCCTGGAAGTCAGTCCTGGAAGAATCCGGGATTGAATGTGAGCCGGTCCTCAAGGGTACCGCAGAGTATGACAATCTCGCAGGTATTTGGGTCATGCATCTCAAGGACGTGATGGAGCATTACAAGTAA
- a CDS encoding ABC transporter permease has protein sequence MRFVTREWFLPLLFFLSLPFLLLITAPLGQLLTSSGLGDLLHTIKDPQVLQAIGRSLGTSLTAAVLCLLLGTPLSYLLARRQFPGRRLVEGLVDLPIMIPHPVIGIAILSLAGRYHPFGRFLSDLGIQIMGSYTGIVTVLTFVGLPFYVNTVKSGFEAIPARLEKASRSLGAGMASTFVRITLPLAWRSMILGMIMCTARAISEFGAIAIVAYHPMTAPVLIYERFTAYGLKYSQPVAVWLVIISFCLFVLIRLFSRSRESAYA, from the coding sequence ATGCGTTTTGTCACCCGCGAATGGTTCTTGCCACTGCTATTTTTCTTGAGCCTACCCTTTCTCTTGCTCATCACAGCCCCACTAGGACAGCTGCTTACTTCTTCGGGGCTTGGCGACTTGCTGCACACGATCAAGGATCCCCAGGTCCTGCAAGCCATTGGCCGCAGCCTGGGAACATCCCTTACGGCTGCTGTGCTCTGTCTGCTCCTGGGCACCCCTTTGAGCTATCTGCTGGCCAGACGGCAGTTTCCCGGCCGACGGCTGGTGGAAGGCCTCGTAGATCTGCCGATCATGATCCCCCATCCGGTTATCGGGATCGCCATCCTGAGTCTGGCCGGCAGATATCATCCCTTCGGCCGCTTCCTCAGCGATCTTGGAATCCAGATCATGGGCTCATATACCGGCATCGTGACCGTGCTCACCTTTGTCGGTCTGCCCTTTTACGTGAACACGGTCAAGAGCGGTTTCGAGGCCATTCCCGCCCGGCTGGAAAAGGCCTCCAGAAGTCTTGGGGCCGGCATGGCCTCCACCTTTGTCCGGATCACCCTGCCTCTGGCCTGGCGGAGCATGATTCTGGGCATGATCATGTGCACAGCAAGGGCTATCAGCGAGTTCGGGGCCATCGCCATCGTGGCCTACCACCCCATGACCGCTCCTGTCCTCATCTACGAGCGCTTCACAGCCTACGGGCTAAAGTACTCTCAGCCGGTGGCTGTTTGGCTGGTCATCATTTCCTTTTGCCTCTTTGTGCTCATCCGCCTTTTTTCCAGATCCCGGGAATCTGCATATGCTTGA
- a CDS encoding DMT family transporter, with the protein MNHFVHLKGYMFIALAAVLWGLLGPISRLALAEGVTPLEIAFWRGVLAWVLFGGQAVWAGQTRLNLRDMPALFLFALTGVTLFYGSFQLSVQSGGAALAAVLLYTAPAWVAIMARVFYMEPLTYVKLAAVALTIVGVACISLGNKGMDGNVSISAVLFGLTAGFCYSMYYVLGKPFSKGYTAPNLFLFLLPVGSLLLLPFVSFVHKTPTAWAALAAIAFVCTYCAYHSYYAGLKLLQAARASIVATLEPVAAAVVAYFWWGETFSFLGWLGAASILIGVVLTIQERA; encoded by the coding sequence ATGAATCATTTTGTTCACCTCAAAGGCTACATGTTTATTGCTCTGGCTGCCGTGCTTTGGGGACTCCTGGGGCCGATCTCAAGGCTGGCCCTGGCTGAAGGAGTCACCCCTTTGGAGATTGCCTTTTGGCGCGGTGTCTTGGCCTGGGTTCTATTCGGAGGACAGGCTGTCTGGGCCGGACAGACCCGCCTCAATCTGCGGGATATGCCCGCCCTTTTTCTCTTTGCCTTGACTGGTGTGACCCTGTTCTATGGGTCGTTTCAGCTCTCGGTGCAGAGCGGAGGCGCGGCTCTGGCTGCAGTCCTTTTGTATACCGCTCCGGCCTGGGTAGCGATAATGGCCCGGGTTTTTTACATGGAGCCTTTGACCTACGTAAAGCTGGCAGCCGTGGCCTTGACCATTGTCGGTGTGGCCTGCATTTCCCTAGGCAACAAAGGCATGGACGGCAATGTGAGTATTTCGGCCGTCCTTTTCGGCCTGACCGCCGGATTTTGTTACTCTATGTATTATGTCCTGGGCAAGCCGTTTTCCAAAGGATACACTGCTCCGAACCTGTTTCTTTTTCTCCTTCCTGTGGGCTCTCTGCTCTTGTTGCCCTTTGTCTCCTTTGTGCACAAAACGCCCACTGCTTGGGCTGCACTTGCGGCGATTGCCTTTGTGTGTACCTATTGCGCCTATCATTCCTATTACGCCGGGCTCAAGCTCCTACAGGCCGCCCGGGCATCCATTGTGGCCACTCTGGAGCCTGTGGCTGCAGCAGTGGTCGCTTACTTCTGGTGGGGAGAGACATTTTCTTTTTTGGGCTGGCTCGGTGCTGCGTCCATACTTATCGGGGTTGTGCTTACCATCCAGGAAAGGGCCTAA